The sequence GGGAGGCGCGCAGCTTCACCTGCGCTTCCGACTCCTCGCCGGAGACGTACAGCACGGTCCCGGCACGCCGGGCCAATCCGCGCGCGGCCTGCAGGAGGATGGTGGATTTCCCGATGCCGGGGTCGCCGCCCAGCAGCGTCGCCGAGGCGGACACCAGCCCGCCTCCCGTCACGCGGTCGAACTCGCCGATGCCGCAGGAGGTGCGGACGGCAGCGGTTTCCGAGACTTCGTTGAGCGGGACCGGCTTCGAGGCGGGAAAATCGGGCAGACCTGCGCGCTGCTTCGGGGCGGGGGCGGAGACTTCCTCGACGAAGGTGTTCCACTCCCCGCACCCCGGGCACTTCCCGACCCACTTCGGGGAGGTGGTCCCGCACGCCGTGCAGGCGTACTCGACCTTTACCTTCGCCACTTCCTCGCCACCTCGATCGCCACCTCGTCGAAGGAGGCCGCGCCGGTCCGCACGATCCGCTTCACGTCCTCGTATTCCGGGACGGGGCGGACCGAGCCGTCCGGCAGGGTCGCTTCCTTCACCCGCACGCGCCCGAAGCGCGTATCCACATCCTTGACCGCGCGGTCGAGCTTCAGCCGCCCGCACGCGTGGTACCGCAGGCCGATCGCCGTCGAAACGGAAAAGACCGCGGCGGAAACGAACTCGAGCCGCTCCTCGGGGGCGAGGATCCGAAGCACCCAGCCGGGGCGGTTCTTCTTCATCGTCGCCGGCAGGACGGCCACGTCGAGTGCGCCCGCCGCGAAGGAGCGCTCGATCAGCAGCTCGAACCGCTGCGGGCTCATGTCGTCGATGTTCGCCTCGATCTCTAAGACCCGGTCGCGGCCGGGGGACGGCGGGACGGCCTCCCCCGCGACGACCCGCAGCAGGTTGGGGCGCCCCGGGACCTCCCGGTGCCCCAGCCCGATGCCGACTGCGCGCACCGTCATCTCGGGCGGACGATCGAACGAAACGTCGAAGGCGCGCAGCAGCGCCGCCCCCGTCGGCGTCACCAGCTCCCCTTCCCCCTCGCCGAAGCGCCACGGGGCCCCTTTCAACAGCTCGAGCGTCGCGGGAGCGGGGACCGGCAGCTTCCCGTGGGAGGACCACGCCTCGCCGGAGCCGGCCGGCAGGGAGGAGCTGTAGGCGCTGCGGACGTCCAGCAGCCCGAACAGGAAGCAGCAGGAAGCTATGTCCACGATCGCGTCGACCGCGCCGACTTCATGGAAATGGATCTTGTCGATGGAGGCGCCGTGGACCTTCGCCTCGGCCGCTCCCAGCAGCTCGAAGCAGCGGACCGCCCGGTCGAGCGATTCCTTCGGCAGGGAGGAGGAGCGCAGCAGGGCGACGATGTCCGGCA comes from Thermodesulfobacteriota bacterium and encodes:
- the larC gene encoding nickel pincer cofactor biosynthesis protein LarC, whose product is MTILYFDCFSGIAGDMTAAALLSLTGAEKELRKALKRVPVSGYRLAVERGSSCGMAGTRVHVNLSKHAGHGRRLPDIVALLRSSSLPKESLDRAVRCFELLGAAEAKVHGASIDKIHFHEVGAVDAIVDIASCCFLFGLLDVRSAYSSSLPAGSGEAWSSHGKLPVPAPATLELLKGAPWRFGEGEGELVTPTGAALLRAFDVSFDRPPEMTVRAVGIGLGHREVPGRPNLLRVVAGEAVPPSPGRDRVLEIEANIDDMSPQRFELLIERSFAAGALDVAVLPATMKKNRPGWVLRILAPEERLEFVSAAVFSVSTAIGLRYHACGRLKLDRAVKDVDTRFGRVRVKEATLPDGSVRPVPEYEDVKRIVRTGAASFDEVAIEVARKWRR
- a CDS encoding DNA repair protein RadA, with protein sequence MAKVKVEYACTACGTTSPKWVGKCPGCGEWNTFVEEVSAPAPKQRAGLPDFPASKPVPLNEVSETAAVRTSCGIGEFDRVTGGGLVSASATLLGGDPGIGKSTILLQAARGLARRAGTVLYVSGEESEAQVKLRASRLGVSEANIYLMSETSLERILSAAAELSPSVLIVDSIQTVFSSDLPGAPGSVGQVRECAARLVFFGKKAGIAVFLVGHVTKEGAIAGPRVLEHIVDTVLYFEGEKGHPYRILKAVKNRFG